One Patescibacteria group bacterium genomic region harbors:
- a CDS encoding DUF378 domain-containing protein, giving the protein MKIVNWIAAILVIVGALNWGFVGLLNWNLVTTLFGEATTLTTVIYDLIGLAAIYALFWMLPKMVK; this is encoded by the coding sequence ATGAAGATTGTTAATTGGATTGCTGCTATCCTGGTCATCGTGGGAGCGCTCAACTGGGGTTTCGTCGGTTTGCTTAATTGGAACCTCGTGACGACTTTGTTCGGCGAAGCGACCACTCTGACCACCGTGATCTACGACCTGATCGGCTTGGCGGCTATTTACGCCTTGTTCTGGATGCTGCCGAAAATGGTCAAGTAA
- a CDS encoding PD-(D/E)XK nuclease family protein: MSEYYRGKRTRGLFDPESTEPFKISRSKIDLFCNCPRCFYIDVRLGIAQPPGYPFSLNSAVDHLLKKEFDIHRAAGSCHPLMEHYGVDAIPFAHADLDTWRNARSGIQYLDPATNLLIYGGIDDAWIKPQGDLIIVDYKATSKDKEVDLDAEWQKGYKRQMEIYQWLFRQNGFPVAPEGYFVYCNGKRDRVAFDSKLEFDIKLIPYAGSTDWIAPTLLKIKDCLLSDKIPPAGPECDFCTYRAAIQSLKKI, encoded by the coding sequence ATGTCAGAATATTATCGCGGCAAACGCACTCGCGGCCTGTTCGATCCAGAATCGACCGAGCCGTTCAAAATCAGTCGATCCAAGATCGATCTGTTCTGTAATTGCCCCCGCTGTTTTTATATTGATGTGCGCTTAGGCATTGCCCAGCCGCCGGGATATCCGTTTAGTCTGAACTCAGCCGTAGACCATCTCTTGAAAAAAGAATTTGATATTCATCGGGCCGCCGGCAGTTGTCATCCTTTGATGGAGCATTACGGAGTCGATGCCATCCCGTTTGCCCATGCCGATCTAGATACTTGGCGCAATGCCAGAAGCGGTATTCAGTATTTAGATCCCGCCACTAACTTGCTGATTTATGGAGGGATTGACGATGCTTGGATCAAACCTCAGGGCGATCTGATCATTGTGGATTATAAAGCGACCAGCAAGGACAAGGAAGTTGATTTGGATGCAGAATGGCAGAAAGGTTACAAACGGCAAATGGAAATTTATCAGTGGCTTTTCCGCCAGAATGGTTTTCCGGTGGCGCCGGAGGGATATTTTGTTTATTGCAATGGTAAGCGGGACAGGGTTGCTTTTGATAGCAAATTAGAATTCGATATTAAGTTAATTCCTTATGCCGGTAGCACGGATTGGATCGCCCCCACGCTCTTAAAAATCAAAGATTGTTTACTGTCAGATAAAATTCCCCCCGCCGGGCCCGAGTGCGATTTCTGCACCTACCGCGCTGCTATCCAATCCCTGAAAAAGATTTAA
- a CDS encoding protease inhibitor I42 family protein yields MTKKLILLLLGLLLIGGCALGTKLPQFTLADNQKNYDFPIDQQFQITLPSNQSTGYQWQVDDLTAGVLEQVSNEYRVVENGKNVVGAGGEEIWTFRVLKVERSHIVMKYLKPWDKLDVANNFLVTINGNPGDDGLVTYLGKITANAVGAQFDDCFAADNGDKFGITPLTQNKIEDPGVKAKIAEFIDKDVLVEIRGKLTDPAIDCNGKQFIVHEIQAK; encoded by the coding sequence ATGACGAAAAAACTAATCCTATTATTACTAGGATTGTTGCTTATTGGTGGCTGTGCTCTAGGGACTAAATTGCCCCAATTTACTCTGGCCGACAATCAGAAAAATTATGATTTTCCGATCGATCAGCAATTTCAAATTACTTTGCCGTCTAACCAATCAACCGGATATCAATGGCAAGTAGATGACCTAACCGCTGGCGTCTTAGAGCAAGTCAGTAATGAATATAGGGTAGTTGAGAACGGAAAAAATGTTGTCGGGGCTGGGGGAGAGGAAATCTGGACCTTCCGGGTGTTAAAAGTCGAGCGATCGCATATTGTGATGAAGTATCTGAAGCCGTGGGACAAATTAGATGTGGCTAATAATTTTTTGGTGACTATTAACGGCAATCCGGGCGATGACGGGTTAGTGACTTATTTGGGTAAAATTACAGCCAATGCAGTTGGCGCTCAATTTGATGATTGTTTTGCGGCAGACAATGGTGATAAATTCGGCATCACACCGCTGACACAGAATAAGATTGAAGATCCCGGCGTTAAGGCCAAAATTGCTGAATTCATCGACAAAGATGTCTTGGTAGAGATCAGAGGTAAGTTGACGGATCCCGCGATTGATTGCAACGGCAAACAATTCATCGTCCACGAAATCCAAGCGAAATAA
- the murC gene encoding UDP-N-acetylmuramate--L-alanine ligase, with translation MVGIGGIGMQALTDVLLGLGHKITGSDIQDFPGRERLEKKGAQVIIGAQIAANIPLDIDGLIYTSAAVRGQQKHPEIEIAKTKGLPVWKRSEFIGELMQDKIGITVSGTHGKTTTSTMIALMLQEGGLDPSALIGAEVRSLSGCGILGTSEYIVVEACEYDRAFLDMKPKIAVLTNIDADHLDYYQDINEIKAAFAQFLQLVPEDGLIVVCGDDPNILDILSQAKAKVIKFGFGPNNDWTAKNVVYRDRKMEFEVDGIKTFLNFPGKHLVLDALAAVIVAKHLGVSDPAIKTVLENKFHGAARRFEILGETKGVTFVDDYGHHPTEIAVTLAAAREYFKTKKIYVVFQPHQYSRTRLLLSDFAKSFGSADELLLAPILAVRDSAEDLKSVSTERLAREINQVSHNATAYADFPEISAYLKDKLQPGDVVISLGAGKNSDWVREFISQYLTLE, from the coding sequence ATGGTAGGAATAGGAGGTATCGGCATGCAAGCGCTGACGGACGTGCTTTTAGGGTTAGGACATAAAATTACCGGCAGTGACATTCAGGATTTTCCCGGCCGGGAGAGATTAGAGAAAAAAGGCGCCCAAGTTATTATTGGTGCTCAGATAGCGGCCAATATCCCACTCGATATTGACGGTTTAATCTATACTTCGGCGGCTGTGCGCGGCCAGCAAAAGCATCCCGAGATCGAAATAGCTAAGACCAAAGGTTTGCCGGTTTGGAAGCGTTCGGAATTTATCGGCGAACTCATGCAGGATAAAATTGGGATTACCGTTTCGGGCACTCATGGTAAAACTACTACTTCGACCATGATCGCTTTGATGCTGCAAGAAGGCGGCTTAGACCCCTCGGCGTTAATTGGAGCAGAAGTACGGAGTCTATCGGGCTGCGGAATTCTGGGCACTAGCGAATACATAGTAGTAGAAGCCTGCGAATATGACAGAGCATTTTTGGATATGAAACCCAAAATCGCAGTTCTCACCAATATCGATGCCGATCATTTGGATTATTATCAGGATATTAATGAGATCAAAGCTGCTTTTGCGCAATTTCTCCAATTAGTTCCTGAAGATGGCTTGATTGTAGTTTGCGGGGATGATCCTAATATTTTAGACATTTTGTCTCAAGCTAAAGCCAAAGTTATCAAATTCGGATTTGGTCCCAATAATGATTGGACAGCGAAAAATGTGGTTTATCGGGACAGAAAAATGGAGTTTGAGGTGGACGGGATTAAAACTTTTCTGAATTTCCCTGGCAAACATTTGGTTTTAGATGCATTAGCGGCAGTAATTGTCGCGAAACATTTGGGGGTGAGCGACCCGGCGATTAAAACGGTTTTAGAAAATAAATTCCATGGCGCTGCCCGCCGATTTGAAATATTAGGCGAAACCAAAGGAGTCACCTTTGTCGACGATTACGGGCACCATCCTACGGAAATTGCCGTCACCTTAGCTGCCGCCAGAGAATATTTTAAGACTAAAAAGATTTATGTGGTATTTCAACCCCATCAGTATAGTCGGACTCGCTTGTTGCTCTCGGATTTTGCCAAGAGTTTTGGCTCAGCGGATGAACTTTTATTAGCCCCAATTTTAGCCGTGCGCGATAGCGCAGAAGATTTAAAATCGGTGAGTACAGAAAGGCTGGCCCGCGAGATCAATCAGGTAAGTCACAACGCTACTGCTTATGCTGATTTTCCCGAGATCAGTGCTTATCTAAAAGATAAGCTGCAGCCGGGGGATGTAGTGATTTCTTTGGGGGCAGGGAAAAATAGCGACTGGGTTCGGGAATTTATTTCCCAGTATCTAACATTGGAGTAG
- a CDS encoding FtsQ-type POTRA domain-containing protein, which produces MKRGFAFEKLFKKMVANTRTSLRPTVSFYTTKPSLVQPGKHRLKKLAWQPKLSHRPLQAVATPLIRTCLGVILILLIYFLFGSRFFILENLVIQGNRLVDAAIIEKTVFPNGFHKTNALLFNEAKANAQVMTLAQVKAVNFQKQIFQHQLLINIEEHETSLIWQTNGEKFLVNRAGVVYDIAPPESPLIVVEDLKNVPVNLKQQILTTDFIEFVNFVAANLSRKTKVNVRQMIVPETTFELEVVTNEGWKIIFDTTKSPDTQLNNLAKILQGGAQPRQYVDLRILDRVYYK; this is translated from the coding sequence ATGAAACGGGGGTTTGCTTTCGAAAAGTTATTTAAGAAAATGGTAGCGAATACCAGGACATCATTGCGACCGACAGTCAGTTTTTATACAACTAAGCCGTCTTTGGTTCAGCCGGGCAAGCATCGGCTGAAAAAATTAGCCTGGCAGCCGAAATTATCACATCGGCCATTGCAAGCCGTAGCCACACCCCTGATTCGGACTTGTCTGGGTGTAATTTTGATTTTACTGATCTACTTTTTATTCGGTTCCCGTTTTTTTATTTTAGAAAACTTGGTTATCCAAGGCAATCGCTTGGTGGATGCAGCCATTATCGAAAAAACGGTTTTTCCTAACGGTTTTCATAAAACAAATGCTTTACTGTTTAATGAAGCCAAAGCCAATGCGCAAGTAATGACGCTGGCGCAAGTCAAAGCGGTAAATTTTCAGAAACAGATTTTTCAACATCAGCTGCTGATCAATATCGAAGAGCACGAAACTTCTCTGATCTGGCAAACTAACGGAGAAAAGTTTTTGGTCAATCGGGCCGGAGTGGTTTATGACATAGCTCCGCCCGAAAGTCCTCTGATAGTAGTAGAAGACCTGAAAAACGTACCGGTGAATTTAAAACAGCAGATTTTGACCACCGATTTTATTGAATTTGTTAATTTTGTGGCAGCTAATTTGTCGCGTAAGACTAAAGTGAATGTGCGCCAGATGATTGTTCCGGAAACCACTTTCGAATTAGAGGTAGTCACTAACGAAGGGTGGAAAATTATCTTTGATACCACTAAAAGTCCTGACACCCAGCTCAATAATTTAGCTAAAATTTTGCAAGGCGGCGCCCAACCCCGCCAATATGTCGACCTTCGTATTCTCGATCGC